A stretch of DNA from Zootoca vivipara chromosome 16, rZooViv1.1, whole genome shotgun sequence:
gactgtaattggttctggaagtccgtacttaacctgaagcatacttaacctgaaacaaactttcccattgaaagtaatggaaagtggattaatccgttccagacaggtccgtggagtacttaaactgaaagtactcaaaccgaagcgtacttaaaccgaggtatgactgtacttttctccatttactgtatttatttttcccgatttaaactataaaatggtggttttcttgagtcaaaatgagattaccccgaaacatttttttaggggggaaaagcactggggGTGGCCATCttgaccagggcagtctcgagcaggtcgcgcgccctggcgctgaggggcggagatcgctccggcgcccccgcccttgcagggcgcagtaTGGTTTCCGCACGggtttgccgcgcggcgccctgcctaccgggggtctacctagagccagccctgatcttgacctttgcctcaggcagcaagattTCTTGAGCCTTCCCTGTTCTCATTTGCGTGGAAACACAGTCTCTGAGGAGTGGGAGGGCAGCACGGCGATTTTATCAACAGCACAGAGCTATTACTTAACTTTGGCCCACATTGCACAACAAACCCATGGCTGCGAAAGTCCTACTTCCTGAAAAACGGAAGTCTTCATGACTTcattcagggccatcttaagcatatccggcgccgtggtgcaaatctctccccccccccccccgtttcccagagttgtcgacctttggGCTGGTGGGGTGGCATGACGTGGGGCAATAAGCAGAGGCGTAGTAAGACAGTAAAGGACACCCCACCCTAGTGGACTCCAGGGAAGCCTCAGCTTACCAGGCCCCACATAGCTGCTCAGAAAAGGAGggatgttttctttcttcctgcctcTCAGCATCCTGTCCAGGTCTTCCACACTTGTATTGTCCCTTGTATCGtccctttaaaccaggggtcagcacacTTTTCAGCAGGGTTTTTTTGGCCAAGGTGGAAAGAATTCACTGAAAGCAGAAAATCTGAAATGTACCGCTCTGAAACATCcttgggtggatctacacaccgggggggggggggctgctataaataagtcataaattaaatcattataaaagggggAGAAACACTATGTAAAATCCCATAGAAAAGTTTTGTactctacagtgccatctggtgttgcatgtttataatgcatttaaaacgttttgttttgtttttttcctaacGTAGTTGAGTCCCTCGTCTTGCTCTGTTAGGGTAATAAATGTGCTGAGCTCACAGGTTCTTATGGGTCTTTTGCATTCAGCTTCACAGATTTTCTTCCAAGAAGTCCCCGTTCTCACCCCATCAGGAGTAAAAGATGGTATGTAATGAAAACAGCTCATGGGGGAAGTGGGAATTTCTGCTCCTTTGTATATATTAAATCCAGTCGCCTCCTGTTTCTCCCAACTTCTACAGGCTGCCCCATAAGATGGGTACTTTATGCGGGCAAATGCTACTTCTTTTCTGCCCAGGAAAAAACATGGGATGAGAGCCAGGAGAACTGCGCTCAATCAAATTCTCATCTTGCCGTTGTCAACAACAAAGCAGAATTGGTGAGAAGACAGGACTGCTTTGCAAAGCAACAAAAAAATAAGCATGGTGTTCTGTGAAATACTGATCCCATTATTGGCCTGCTTTCATAAAGTAGTGCACAGTTGCTAACTTTTCAGGGCTAGACAAGACATGATACCATTTGCACAACTACGGTAGCATGAATGGCATGAATAGTTtaggcttgtttgttttaaaaggcgTTCCCTGTGAAGAAAAGGGTTTGGCTGTTAAACCAGGCTGAGaagggggaataggggtctcctaacaacactcagcacctttaagaaactgcagctcccataattctttgagtaaagccatgactgtttaaagtggtatcatggtgctttaaacgTGTGGTGTGCATACAGTCCAATATTTTTCCAGTGGGaatagggacttcctattccataataataattttactatttgaaaccccgcccatctgactgggatgctccagccactctgggctgcttctaagatatataaaaacataataaaacattaaactttaaaaaacttaaaaaaaacaaccttccttatacaaggctgccttcatatgGCTCAGGAGTCAGATAaatccatacccaccaacatttctccaataaaaagcgggacattctgggttcaaatcagaaactgtaaatctgggactgtccctggaaaatagggacacttggagggtctaggtGTGGATGTGGCTTGTGGAAAACCACACTACGCTGCTTGCCCAAGGACCCCCAAAACCAGAAGTCATCCTTGCTAAAGACAAGAACCATCACCGCCATCGCCCCCCATTACTGCATTGCGTGCCCATATCAGAGCTTTTGCATTTCACTGTGTTTTCTCTTACTTATTCTGCAAATGCCTCCTATCCAGATGTTCCTATTGAACAGAACAAACCATTTGGAGTATTTCATTGGCTTAACGCAGCAAGGTTCCAAGGGACCGTGGAGATGGATCGACAACACAGCGTATGACCCTGACGTGTATGTTTATTATCATTCTGGTAATTTATTGTTTGTCACAAAGTGATGGGGAGGAAAGTCACAAAGTGATGGGGAGGAAAGCCTCTGTTACTCAGCTTTCTTTCcccattacagtgatacctcggttctcgaacgtaatccgttccagaagaccgttcaagtACTGAAACGTGTGAAAACTGAAGCGCAAAGGGCTGCCTGCAAATGGAattgagaaagggggggggggatgcagtggaagccgttcgacttctgaggcacattcgaaaacagaagcattcacttctgggtttttggtgttcaggTTCCGAAACgttcatcaacggagacgttcgataaccgaggtaccactgttgcaACATGTGGGCCATAACACTCACCCACCTTACATGGCTGTTACAAGGATTACGATGAAGCACAAGAGAccttcagcttttttaaaaaaatggcagcgTGGAGGATAGGTCTCATAACGGTGGCTCTGGGGATCCTGTCAATATGTGTATATGCAACAGGGAAACGATCATGCCCATTCTTAGGAGTGCtaatagtatacagtggtacctcgggttacaaatgcttcaggttacaaatgcttcaggttacaaactctgctaagccggaagtagttgctccgggtaataataataataataataataataatgatgatgatgatgataataataataataataataatgtatttgtaccccgcccatccggctgggtttccccagccactctgggcggcttccaacaaagattaaaatagctacattaaaatgtcacaaaaacttcccaaaacagggctgccttcagatgttttctaaatgtcaggtagttgttgatctgatgggagggcattccacagggcgggcgccactaccaagaagaaggccctctgcctggttccctgtagttttacttctcgcagtgagggaaccggcaaaaggccctcagcgctggacctgtgtctgggctgaatgatgggggtggagacgctccttcaggtatactgggccgaggccgtttagggctttaaaggtcagcactaacactttgaattgtgctcagaaacgtactgctTCCGAaccttgccccaggatgagaacggaaatcgcgtaccggcagtgggaggccccaataGTGAAAGTgcccctcaggttaagaatggtttcaggttaagaacggacctccggaacaaattaaattcataacccgaggtaccactgtaatgaccaCTGCTGGGTGCATCTACTCCTGAACACATCCTGTCCCTGCAGACGATATCACAGCCAGTGTTCCTcgaggctggcccaagacattttggcacggttggcacctgaggcaaaccataaAATGGTGTCTCCCCTCtcaaccagggaagaaggggtgcatagctgccaagttatcccttttttaagggattttcccttatgctgaataggcttcctcgcgagaaaagggaaaacttggcagctatgaaggggtgagtgaagctctgcatcaggaacaagcaAGAAATAAAAGATCTCTATTGAGATCCGCTGCCCCGTgggtcctgccacctgaggcagtcgccaCCAACTTGCCTCATGAGTGTGCCGGCCCTGCAGGTGGTAACCATTTTTGTTCAGACACAATAGGATACAGGTGCTGGAGGCCACAGTATTAAAGTTACCAGTTTGGGACTTCCAAAATCCTGGCACCTAGGTGGGACCAGGGATAGCAAAAGgccccacattttttaaaaacaaacaaacaaacatactgtatatttataccccagccatgtTGATCTGCCATCACCTGCCCTGCCTTCCTTGGCTCAGCAAGTTCTGTGCAGGGTGAGAGTGAAAAGGACCATGCAGACAGGAGCGCTGCAGTCTCACAAGCAGTGGCTGAGGCTAACAACTTGAAGAagtatagaatcgtagaattgcagagatggaaggagccacgagggtcatctagtccaaaaccctgcaatgaaggaatcttttgcccagcttggggctcgaacccacggccccgAGAttcagagcctcatgctctaccaactgaacctGCTAATTTTCACTTCTCTTCCCTTCACAGATTGAATGTCAAAAGTAGAATTTATGACTGCGCTGTGCTTGGATTGCACATGGTCACTTCAGCCCCTTGCTCTGTAGTAAACCGCTGGATTTGTGAGGAGAAGGCCTAGGAGTTCTCCTCTGTATGGGAGATTCTCAGCAATGTGGAATTAAGATTCTTCACTCTGCTAAGGAACTTTGGACCTGATTCGGCTCTTGTTACGCATAACCAGGAACCCTGGAAAGGGAGGCGTGTTCTCTCACACAGGAAGACTTTTATCCAGCCAAATATATGAATGGCCCAATAAACACtgcaaataccatatttttctgtgtataacacactcccatgtataagacgccccttaTTTTGAGGGACTCCCAaattaagaaaggggggggagatcgTCTGACCCCTcgccagcagaagctgccaattgcccacccaattgccgcagcgacagccaatcaacaccagcccttgccacagccaccaataacacgcccaatagccgctgacaatctccggctcgcagcagcagcagccaatcccatgtcccccctatgcactatccatgtataagatgacccccaatttttaacataatttttaatggggaaaagcttgtcttatacacggacaGTATACTTCCAGTTGCACTTCTGCATTGACATAAAGGAGCCACAAGTGTGTAAATCTGCTTGTGTCTTTCGATCTTCCTTCCCAGACTGGAAGACCAGTGGTTCCAGAACTATGCGCTGTATGGGTCATGCAAAAGTTACtattgtgctgggggggggaatcaattcaTTGTCCTGGGATTCATCGGAGGGATACTGGACTAGTGGACGTAc
This window harbors:
- the LOC118097783 gene encoding C-type lectin domain family 5 member A isoform X1 — translated: MKWNCLVPLMIILVIKLIGTSLFLLYASQIFFQEVPVLTPSGVKDGCPIRWVLYAGKCYFFSAQEKTWDESQENCAQSNSHLAVVNNKAELMFLLNRTNHLEYFIGLTQQGSKGPWRWIDNTAYDPDVLNVKSRIYDCAVLGLHMVTSAPCSVVNRWICEEKA
- the LOC118097783 gene encoding C-type lectin domain family 5 member A isoform X2, with the protein product MKWNCLVPLMIILVIKLIGTSLFLLYASQIFFQEVPVLTPSGVKDGCPIRWVLYAGKCYFFSAQEKTWDESQENCAQSNSHLAVVNNKAELMFLLNRTNHLEYFIGLTQQGSKGPWRWIDNTALNVKSRIYDCAVLGLHMVTSAPCSVVNRWICEEKA